Proteins from a genomic interval of Chionomys nivalis chromosome 7, mChiNiv1.1, whole genome shotgun sequence:
- the Ppp1r27 gene encoding protein phosphatase 1 regulatory subunit 27 yields the protein MPSRTARYARYSPRQRRRRLLADRSVRFPNDVLFLDHIRQGDLEQVGRFIRARKVSLDTIHPSGLAALHEAVLSGNLDCVKLLVKYGADIHQRDETGWTPLHIACSDGYPDIARYLISLGADRDAANDDGDLPSDLIDPDFKDLVELFKGTSMD from the exons ATGCCCAGCAGAACTGCCCGCTATGCTCGCTACAGCCCCAgacagcggcggcggcggctgttGGCCGATCGCAGCGTGCGTTTCCCTAATGATGTTCTCTTCTTGGACCACATCCGTCAAGGCGACCTGGAGCAGGTGGGGCGCTTTATCCGGGCTCGGAAAGTCTCCTTGGACACTATCCACCCCTCAG GCCTGGCTGCTCTGCATGAAGCTGTGCTCTCTGGAAACCTGGACTGTGTGAAGCTGCTGGTCAAATATGGTGCGGACATTCACCAGCGAGATGAGACTGGCTGGACACCTCTGCATATCGCTTGCAGCGATGGGTACCCTGATATAGCCAG GTATCTCATCTCTTTGGGAGCAGACAGGGATGCAGCCAACGACGATGGCGATCTGCCCTCCGACCTTATTGACCCAGACTTTAAGGACTTGGTGGAACTCTTCAAAGGAACCAGCATGGACTGA
- the Arhgdia gene encoding rho GDP-dissociation inhibitor 1, with amino-acid sequence MAEQEPTAEQLAQIAAENEEDEHSVNYKPPAQKSIQEIQELDKDDESLRKYKEALLGRVAVSADPNVPNVIVTRLTLVCSSSPGPLELDLTGDLESFKKQSFVLKEGVEYRIKISFRVNREIVSGMKYIQHTYRKGVKIDKTDYMVGSYGPRAEEYEFLTPMEEAPKGMLARGSYNIKSRFTDDDKTDHLSWEWNLTIKKEWKD; translated from the exons ATGGCAGAACAGGAGCCCACTGCTGAGCAGCTTGCCCAAATAGCGGCCGAGAATGAGGAAGATGAGCACTCTGTCAACTACAAGCCCCCAGCCCAGAAGAGCATCCAGGAGATCCAGGAATTGGACAAGGATGATGAGAGCCTTCGGAAGTATAAGGAGGCCCTGCTGGGCCGAGTGGCTGTCTCTGCAG ACCCCAATGTCCCCAACGTCATTGTGACCCGCCTGACCTTGGTGTGCAGCTCCTCCCCAGGCCCTCTGGAACTGGACCTGACAG GTGATCTGGAGAGCTTCAAGAAACAGTCATTTGTGTTGAAGGAAGGTGTGGAATACCGGATAAAAATCTCTTTCCGG GTGAACAGAGAGATCGTGTCAGGCATGAAGTACATCCAGCACACATACAGGAAAGGGGTCAAAA TTGACAAGACTGACTACATGGTCGGGAGCTACGGACCCCGGGCTGAGGAGTACGAGTTCCTCACACCCATGGAGGAGGCCCCCAAAGGCATGCTGGCACGGGGCAGTTACAACATCAAGTCCCGCTTCACAGATGACGACAAGACTGACCACCTGTCCTGGGAGTGGAACCTCACCATCAAAAAGGAATGGAAGGACTGA
- the P4hb gene encoding protein disulfide-isomerase: MLSRSLLCLALAWVARVGADAPEEEDNVLVLKKSNFAEALAAHNYLLVEFYAPWCGHCKALAPEYAKAAAKLKAEGSEIRLAKVDATEESDLAQQYGVRGYPTIKFFKNGDTASPKEYTAGREADDIVNWLKKRTGPAATTLSDTAAAESLVDSSEVAVIGFFKDVESDSAKQFLLAAEAVDDIPFGITSNSGVFSKYQLGKDGVVLFKKFDEGRNNFEGEITKEKLLDFIKHNQLPLVIEFTEQTAPKIFGGEIKTHILLFLPKSVSDYDGKLGNFKKAAEGFKGKILFIFIDSDHTDNQRILEFFGLKKEECPAVRLITLEEEMTKYKPESDELTAEKITEFCHRFLEGKIKPHLMSQELPEDWDKQPVKVLVGKNFEEVAFDEKKNVFVEFYAPWCGHCKQLAPIWDKLGETYKDHENIVIAKMDSTANEVEAVKVHSFPTLKFFPASADRTVIDYNGERTLDGFKKFLESGGQDGAGDDDDVDLEEALEPDMEEDDDQKAVKDEL; the protein is encoded by the exons ATGCTGAGCCGTTCTCTGCTGTGCCTGGCCCTGGCCTGGGTGGCCAGGGTGGGCGCCGACGCCCCGGAGGAGGAGGACAACGTCCTGGTGCTGAAGAAGAGCAACTTCGCAGAGGCGCTGGCGGCGCACAACTACCTGCTGGTGGAGTTCT ATGCCCCATGGTGTGGCCACTGCAAAGCCCTGGCCCCTGAGTATGCCAAAGCTGCCGCGAAACTGAAGGCGGAAGGTTCCGAGATTCGACTAGCCAAGGTGGATGCCACGGAAGAGTCTGACCTGGCTCAGCAGTATGGCGTCCGTGGCTACCCTACAATCAAGTTCTTCAAGAATGGAGACACAGCCTCCCCTAAGGAATACACAG CTGGCAGGGAAGCTGACGACATTGTGAACTGGCTGAAGAAGCGAACAGGCCCTGCTGCCACAACCCTGTCTGACACTGCGGCTGCAGAATCCTTGGTGGACTCTAGCGAGGTGGCCGTCATCGGTTTCTTCAAG gaCGTAGAGTCAGACTCTGCCAAGCAGTTCTTGCTGGCAGCTGAGGCTGTGGATGACATACCTTTCGGAATCACGTCCAACAGTGGTGTGTTCTCCAAGTACCAACTGGGCAAGGATGGAGTGGTCCTCTTTAAGAAG TTTGATGAAGGCCGCAACAACTTTGAGGGTGAGATCACCAAGGAGAAGCTGCTAGACTTCATTAAGCACAATCAGCTGCCTTTGGTCATCGAGTTCACTGAACAG ACAGCCCCAAAGATTTTTGGAGGTGAAATCAAGACCCACATTCTGCTGTTCCTGCCCAAGAGTGTGTCTGACTACGACGGCAAGCTGGGCAACTTCAAGAAGGCAGCTGAGGGCTTCAAGGGCAAG ATCCTGTTTATCTTCATCGACAGTGACCACACTGACAACCAGCGCATCCTTGAGTTCTTTGGCCTGAAGAAGGAGGAGTGTCCCGCTGTGCGGCTTATTACCCTGGAAGAAGAGATGACCAAGTACAAACCAGAGTCGGATGAGCTGACAGCTGAGAAGATCACAGAATTTTGCCACCGCTTCCTGGAGGGCAAGATCAAG CCTCACCTGATGAGCCAGGAACTGCCTGAAGACTGGGACAAACAGCCAGTCAAAGTGCTTGTTGGGAAGAACTTTGAAGAAGTTGCTTTTGATGAGAAGAAGAATGTCTTTGTCGAATTCT ATGCTCCTTGGTGTGGTCACTGCAAGCAACTAGCCCCCATTTGGGATAAACTGGGAGAGACCTACAAGGACCATGAGAATATCGTCATTGCTAAGATGGACTCAACAGCCAATGAGGTGGAAGCCGTCAAAGTGCACAGCTTTCCCACCCTCAAGTTCTTCCCAGCCAGTGCAGACAGAACG GTCATTGATTATAACGGTGAGCGGACACTAGACGGTTTCAAGAAATTCCTGGAGAGTGGTGGCCAGGACGGTGCAGGAGACGACGAT GACGTGGACCTAGAAGAGGCTTTGGAGCCCGACATGGAGGAGGACGACGATCAGAAAGCCGTGAAGGACGAGCTGTAG